The Lichenihabitans psoromatis genomic interval CTGTCGAGGATCATGGTCCGGCGCGGCGTCGCATAAGCGATGCGGATCGCGAGAAGCTCGCCTCTCACGATGTCGAAGATCCGAGCGCGCGACCCGAGGATTTCCAGCAGATCGGCGATTTCGACCGCCAGCTTGTTCAAAGCCTCGGCGATCTCGTCGCGACCAAGAGCGGTCAAACGAGCGAGGCGCAACTCGAGGATGGCACGGGCCTGCGCCTCCGACAGGCGATAGGTGCCATCCTCCGCCAGCGCGTGACGCGGGTCGGCGATGAGCGTGATCAGGGGCGCCATATCACGGGCGGGCCAGGCCCGTTCCATCAAGTAGACGCGCGCCGCCGCCGTATCGGGCGATGTGCGGATCAAGCGGATCACTTCATCGATATTGGCGACCGCGATCGCGAGACCGACCTGAACATGGGCCGCGTCACGCGCCTTGTTGAGGCGGAACTTGGTCCGACGGGTCACCACCGTCTCGCGGAAATCCAAGAATGCGACCAGGATATCCTTGAGGTTCAGGACTTCCGGGCGGCCGCCGTTCAGCGCGATCATATTGGCGCCGAAGCTGCTCTGGAGCGAGGTGTAGCGCCAGAGCTGGTTCAGCACCACGTCCGGCACCGCGTCGCGTTTGATCTCGATCACGATCCGCATGCCGTCGCGATCGGATTCGTCACGCAATTCGGAAATGCCCTCGACCCGCTTCTCGCGGACCAGCTCGGCGATTTTCTCGATCAGCGTCGTCTTGTTCACCTGATACGGAATTTCGGTCACGATCAGGGCTTCGCGATCGCGGCGGATTTCCTCGATCAAAACCTTGGCTCGAATCGGGATCGAGCCGCGGCCCGTATGATAGGCCGAGCGGATGCCGCTTCGTCCGAGGATCGCGCCTCCTGTGGGGAAATCCGGGCCTGGCACGATCTCGATGAGGTCGTCGATCGTGATGTCGGGCCGATCCATCAATGCGATAACCGCATCGATGACTTCGCCGAGATTATGCGGCGGAATATTGGTGGCCATGCCGACCGCGATGCCGCCGGCACCGTTGACCAACAGATTCGGAAACCGCGCCGGCAGCACGACGGGCTCGCTCTCCTTGCCGTCGTAGTTAGGTTGGAAGTCGACCGTGTTTTCGTCGATGTCCTGGATCAGCGCCAACGACGGAGCCGCCAAACGTGACTCCGTGTACCGCATCGCGGCTGCAGGATCGCCGTCGATGGAGCCGAAATTACCCTGCCCATCGATCAGCGGCAGCCGCATCGAAAAGGTCTGCACCATGCGGACCATGGCGTCGTAGATCGCGCTGTCACCATGGGGATGGTACTTGCCCATCACATCGCCCACGATCCGCGCTGACTTAACGTAAGGCCTGTCCGGTAAGTAATTGTTTTCCTGCATGGAATGCAGAATGCGCCTATGCACCGGCTTCAACCCGTCCCGCACATCCGGCAGGGCGCGGCTCACGATGACGCTCATGGCGTAATCGAGGTAGGACCGCTTCATCTCGTCCGTAATGGAGACCGGTCGGATACCCGACGATTCGTCCGGTCGATCTTTGTCGTGCTCAGCCAAAAACTTCGATTCCCAAACAGTTCAAGCCGTTATCTCTACTGGAAAGCGCCTGCGAGGCCAACCGTGGCGGAGAAGCGATCAGAACGGGATGTCGTCGTCGATCGTCTCGGAC includes:
- the gyrA gene encoding DNA gyrase subunit A — its product is MKRSYLDYAMSVIVSRALPDVRDGLKPVHRRILHSMQENNYLPDRPYVKSARIVGDVMGKYHPHGDSAIYDAMVRMVQTFSMRLPLIDGQGNFGSIDGDPAAAMRYTESRLAAPSLALIQDIDENTVDFQPNYDGKESEPVVLPARFPNLLVNGAGGIAVGMATNIPPHNLGEVIDAVIALMDRPDITIDDLIEIVPGPDFPTGGAILGRSGIRSAYHTGRGSIPIRAKVLIEEIRRDREALIVTEIPYQVNKTTLIEKIAELVREKRVEGISELRDESDRDGMRIVIEIKRDAVPDVVLNQLWRYTSLQSSFGANMIALNGGRPEVLNLKDILVAFLDFRETVVTRRTKFRLNKARDAAHVQVGLAIAVANIDEVIRLIRTSPDTAAARVYLMERAWPARDMAPLITLIADPRHALAEDGTYRLSEAQARAILELRLARLTALGRDEIAEALNKLAVEIADLLEILGSRARIFDIVRGELLAIRIAYATPRRTMILDSDADMDDEDLIQREDMVVTVSHAGYIKRVPLSTYRAQRRGGKGRSGMQTRDEDFVSRLFVANTHTPMLFFSSRGQAYKLKVWRLPLAAPQARGKALVNILPLELGERITTIMPMPEEEASWDTLDVMFATTRGTVRRNKLSDFAQVNRAGKIAMKLDEGDGIVDVQICAESQHDVLLTTAQGQCIRFAVGDVRVFKGRDSMGVRGVSLAEGDKVIGLSILRHMEAEPGERIAYLKRRRAREGVVEDDIEHEVVGENGDAPDGPDTLSPQRYIEMSEAEQDILTISERGFGKRSSSFEYRLTGRGGKGIVAMVTNTRNGKLVASFPVEHADEIMLVTDGGQLIRCPVEGIRVAGRNTQGVIVFNTAKDEKVVSVEHIPEAADSGTDVGGADLDEEPEA